A window of the Pseudomonas gozinkensis genome harbors these coding sequences:
- the lpdA gene encoding dihydrolipoyl dehydrogenase, whose translation MQSLNTTLLIIGGGPGGYVTAIRAGQLGISTILVEGESLGGTCLNIGCIPSKALIHVAEQFHQTQHHNQHSALGISVSAPTLDITKSVEWKDGIVDRLTTGVAALLKKHKVQVINGWAKVIDGKTVEVGDTRIQCEHLVLATGSKSVNLPILPIGGPIISSTEALAPKSIPKRLIVVGGGYIGLELGIAYRKLGAEVSVVEAQDRILPAYDAELTQPVHDALKQLGVKLYLKHSVLGFDGTLQVRDPNGDTLNLETDQVLVAVGRKPNTQGWNLETLNLDMNGSAIKIDGRCQTSMRNVYAIGDLSGEPMLAHRAMAQGEMVAELISGKTREFSPTAIAAVCFTDPELVVVGKTPDEAKAAGLDCIVSSFPFAANGRAMTLESKTGFVRVVARRDNHVIVGWQAVGVGVSELSTAFAQSLEMGARLEDIGGTIHAHPTLGEAVQEAALRALGHALHL comes from the coding sequence ATGCAATCTCTGAACACCACGCTGTTGATCATCGGCGGCGGCCCCGGCGGTTACGTGACGGCCATTCGTGCCGGGCAACTGGGCATTTCGACCATTCTGGTCGAGGGCGAATCGCTGGGCGGCACCTGCCTGAACATCGGCTGCATTCCGTCGAAAGCGCTCATCCATGTGGCCGAACAGTTTCACCAGACTCAACACCACAACCAGCATTCGGCACTGGGCATCAGCGTTTCGGCGCCGACCCTCGACATCACCAAAAGCGTCGAGTGGAAGGACGGCATTGTCGATCGCCTGACCACCGGCGTCGCCGCGCTGCTGAAGAAGCACAAGGTTCAGGTCATCAACGGCTGGGCCAAGGTCATCGACGGCAAGACCGTGGAAGTCGGTGACACCCGCATCCAGTGCGAACATCTGGTGCTGGCCACCGGTTCGAAAAGCGTCAATCTGCCGATCCTGCCGATTGGCGGGCCGATCATTTCGTCCACCGAAGCGCTGGCGCCGAAGTCGATTCCGAAACGTCTGATCGTGGTCGGTGGTGGTTACATCGGTCTGGAGCTGGGCATTGCCTATCGCAAGCTCGGTGCCGAGGTCAGCGTGGTCGAGGCGCAGGATCGGATTCTGCCGGCCTACGACGCCGAACTGACCCAACCGGTACACGACGCGCTGAAGCAACTGGGCGTGAAGCTGTACCTGAAGCACAGCGTGCTGGGCTTCGACGGTACGTTGCAGGTGCGCGATCCGAATGGCGATACCCTCAACCTGGAAACCGATCAGGTGCTGGTGGCTGTGGGTCGCAAACCCAATACCCAGGGCTGGAACCTCGAAACGCTGAATCTGGACATGAACGGCTCGGCGATCAAGATCGACGGCCGTTGCCAGACCAGCATGCGCAATGTCTACGCCATCGGCGACCTGAGCGGCGAGCCGATGCTCGCCCACCGCGCCATGGCTCAGGGCGAGATGGTCGCCGAGCTGATCAGCGGCAAGACCCGCGAATTCAGCCCGACCGCCATTGCCGCGGTGTGCTTCACCGATCCGGAACTGGTGGTGGTCGGCAAGACGCCGGACGAGGCCAAGGCTGCGGGACTTGACTGCATCGTGTCGAGCTTCCCGTTTGCGGCCAATGGTCGGGCAATGACCCTGGAATCGAAAACCGGTTTCGTGCGGGTGGTCGCTCGTCGGGACAATCATGTGATTGTCGGCTGGCAGGCGGTCGGTGTTGGCGTATCGGAACTGTCGACCGCATTTGCGCAAAGCCTGGAAATGGGTGCGCGACTGGAAGACATCGGCGGCACCATCCACGCGCACCCGACCCTGGGTGAAGCGGTACAGGAAGCGGCATTGCGCGCCCTCGGGCATGCGTTGCACCTATGA
- a CDS encoding NAD(P)/FAD-dependent oxidoreductase gives MNDQHWGPSISADIVVIGGGTAGIGFVASLLKRDPGLKITVIEPSTLHYYQPAWTLVGGGAFDAKDTARPMTKVMPRQATWIQAAVSGIDPDQRRLTLNDQRTVTYQNLIVCPGLRLAWEKIEGLQESLGQHGVTSNYSYQHAQYTWDQVQKLRGGKALFTQPPIPIKCAGAPQKALYLSCDHWLKRNVLSKVDVEFNLAGAALFGVPTFVPPLMKYIEKYNARLAFNSNLVKVDGPAKTAWFDVKDADGNVTRQAKTFDLLHVVPPQVSPDFIAQSPLADAAGWCEVNPHTLQHPRYREVFALGDICGTTNAKTAAAVRKQVVVVAENLLALRKELAPPLKYDGYGSCPLTVEKGKVILAEFGYGGKLLPTFPLDPTVPRRSAWWLKATLLPWFYWNGMLKGREWLTSLSKVD, from the coding sequence ATGAACGATCAACACTGGGGCCCATCCATCAGTGCGGACATCGTGGTCATCGGCGGCGGCACTGCCGGCATCGGTTTTGTCGCGAGCCTGCTCAAGCGCGATCCCGGCCTGAAAATCACGGTGATCGAGCCGAGCACCCTGCATTACTATCAGCCCGCGTGGACACTGGTCGGCGGTGGCGCCTTTGATGCCAAAGACACCGCCCGACCGATGACCAAAGTGATGCCGCGCCAGGCCACGTGGATTCAAGCGGCAGTGTCCGGCATCGACCCCGACCAGCGCCGTCTCACCCTCAACGATCAACGCACCGTCACCTATCAGAACCTGATTGTCTGCCCCGGCCTGCGCCTGGCGTGGGAGAAGATCGAAGGCTTGCAGGAAAGCCTCGGCCAGCACGGCGTCACCTCCAACTACAGCTATCAGCACGCGCAATACACTTGGGATCAGGTGCAGAAACTGCGTGGCGGCAAAGCCCTGTTCACCCAGCCGCCGATTCCGATCAAGTGTGCTGGCGCGCCGCAAAAAGCGCTGTACCTGTCCTGCGATCACTGGCTCAAGCGCAATGTGCTGAGCAAGGTTGATGTCGAGTTCAATCTGGCCGGTGCCGCGTTGTTCGGCGTTCCGACCTTCGTGCCGCCGCTGATGAAGTACATCGAAAAATACAATGCGCGACTGGCGTTCAATTCCAATCTGGTAAAGGTCGACGGCCCGGCGAAAACCGCCTGGTTCGATGTCAAGGATGCGGACGGCAACGTCACCCGTCAGGCCAAGACCTTCGATCTGCTGCACGTCGTCCCGCCGCAGGTCTCGCCGGATTTCATCGCACAAAGCCCCCTGGCCGACGCTGCCGGCTGGTGCGAGGTCAATCCGCACACGCTGCAACATCCGCGTTATCGCGAAGTGTTTGCCCTGGGCGATATCTGCGGCACCACCAATGCGAAGACCGCCGCAGCAGTGCGCAAACAGGTCGTGGTGGTAGCGGAAAACCTGCTGGCGTTGCGCAAGGAGCTGGCACCGCCGCTGAAGTACGACGGCTACGGCTCCTGTCCGCTGACGGTGGAGAAGGGCAAGGTGATCCTCGCCGAGTTCGGCTATGGCGGAAAACTGCTGCCGACCTTTCCCCTCGACCCGACCGTTCCGCGCCGTTCCGCGTGGTGGCTGAAGGCGACGCTGCTGCCGTGGTTCTACTGGAACGGCATGCTCAAGGGCCGCGAATGGCTGACCAGCCTGTCCAAAGTCGACTGA
- a CDS encoding dihydrolipoamide acetyltransferase family protein → MGTHVIKMPDIGEGIAEVELSQWHVKVGDLVVEDQVLADVMTDKAMVDIPSPVHGKVIALGGQPGEVMAVGSILISIEVEGAGNLKESDKPAPVAAKETPVAPKVEAVIESKPAAAPRPAAAVCQGPMVAREADERPLASPAVRKHALDLGIQLRLVRGSGPAGRVLHEDLEAYLAEGQSNVSAPVAAAYAQRNDEEQIQVIGMRRKIAQRMQDATQRAAHFSYVEEIDVTAIEELRAHLNEKHGASRGKLTLLPFLVRALVVALRDFPQMNARYDDEAQVITRLGAVHVGVATQSDVGLMVPVVRHAEARSLWDSAAEISRLATAARNGKASRDELSGSTITLTSLGALGGIVSTPVLNLPEVAIVGVNKIVERPMVVKGQVVIRKMMNLSSSFDHRVVDGMDAALFIQAIRGLLEQPATLFLE, encoded by the coding sequence ATGGGCACGCACGTTATCAAGATGCCGGACATCGGCGAAGGCATCGCAGAAGTAGAACTGTCGCAGTGGCACGTCAAGGTTGGCGATCTGGTCGTTGAAGATCAGGTGCTGGCGGATGTGATGACCGACAAGGCGATGGTCGATATTCCCTCACCAGTACACGGCAAGGTGATTGCGCTGGGCGGTCAGCCGGGCGAAGTGATGGCGGTCGGCAGTATCCTGATCAGCATCGAGGTTGAAGGTGCTGGCAATCTGAAGGAGTCCGACAAACCGGCGCCTGTGGCGGCGAAAGAAACACCTGTCGCACCCAAAGTTGAAGCTGTCATTGAAAGCAAACCTGCCGCCGCACCGCGTCCGGCGGCTGCCGTTTGTCAGGGTCCGATGGTCGCCCGCGAAGCCGATGAGCGTCCGCTCGCCTCGCCAGCCGTGCGCAAGCATGCGCTGGACCTGGGCATTCAATTGCGTCTGGTGCGTGGTTCCGGCCCGGCCGGTCGCGTGTTGCACGAAGACCTTGAGGCCTATCTGGCTGAGGGTCAATCGAACGTTTCGGCGCCGGTCGCCGCCGCTTACGCCCAGCGTAACGATGAAGAACAGATTCAAGTGATCGGCATGCGCCGCAAGATCGCCCAGCGCATGCAGGACGCCACTCAGCGTGCTGCGCATTTCAGCTATGTAGAAGAAATCGACGTCACCGCGATTGAAGAGCTGCGTGCCCATCTGAACGAAAAACACGGTGCCAGCCGTGGCAAGCTGACCTTGCTGCCATTCCTGGTGCGCGCCTTGGTCGTCGCGCTGCGCGACTTCCCGCAGATGAACGCCCGCTACGACGACGAAGCCCAGGTCATCACCCGCCTCGGCGCGGTGCATGTCGGCGTCGCCACCCAAAGCGATGTCGGCCTGATGGTGCCGGTCGTGCGTCATGCCGAGGCGCGCAGCCTGTGGGACAGCGCGGCGGAAATCTCCCGCCTGGCCACCGCTGCACGCAACGGCAAGGCGAGCCGCGATGAACTGTCCGGCTCGACCATCACCCTGACCAGCCTCGGCGCCCTTGGCGGCATCGTCAGCACCCCGGTGCTGAACCTGCCGGAAGTGGCCATCGTCGGCGTCAACAAAATCGTCGAACGCCCGATGGTCGTCAAAGGCCAGGTGGTGATCCGCAAGATGATGAACCTCTCCAGCTCCTTCGATCACCGCGTGGTCGACGGCATGGACGCGGCGCTCTTCATCCAGGCCATTCGTGGCCTGCTCGAACAACCCGCGACCCTGTTTCTGGAGTGA
- a CDS encoding ArsR/SmtB family transcription factor: MQSSLTECEVAQLRASASKACSLLKALANEDRLLILCQLTQGERNVGELEKMTGVRQPTLSQQLGILRDEGLVATRREGKYIFYGLASHEVIQVMKTLSGLYCGAVLKSWAQ, encoded by the coding sequence ATGCAATCCAGTCTGACCGAATGTGAAGTCGCCCAACTGCGCGCCTCGGCCTCCAAGGCCTGTTCGCTGCTCAAGGCCTTGGCCAATGAGGATCGGCTGTTGATCCTGTGCCAGTTGACCCAGGGCGAGCGCAACGTCGGCGAGCTGGAGAAAATGACCGGCGTGCGTCAGCCGACCCTGTCCCAGCAACTGGGCATCCTGCGCGATGAAGGGCTGGTCGCGACCCGTCGTGAAGGCAAGTACATTTTTTACGGTCTCGCCAGTCACGAAGTGATCCAGGTGATGAAAACCCTCTCCGGACTCTACTGCGGAGCCGTGCTCAAAAGCTGGGCGCAATAG
- a CDS encoding MBL fold metallo-hydrolase, translated as MPALIEAFLDPASSTYSYVVYEADGGQCAIVDPVLDYDGAAGRTCTAQADKIIAFVRAHNLQVQWLLETHAHADHLSAAPYLRRELGGKIAIGESISKVQNVFKALFNLEPEFRADGSQFDHLFAPNESFRIGNLKATALHVPGHTPADMAYLIDGEQILVGDTLFMPDVGTARCDFPGGNAHQLFNSIHKLLAFPASVKLYVCHDYPPQGRAAQCQTTVGEQRKNNIHVHDGVDEAAFVEMRTQRDAGLGMPTLLLPAIQVNVRAGNLPPAEDNGVTYLKIPINSL; from the coding sequence ATGCCCGCGCTGATTGAAGCTTTCCTCGACCCCGCCTCTTCGACCTACAGCTACGTGGTCTACGAGGCCGACGGCGGGCAGTGCGCAATCGTCGATCCGGTACTTGATTACGACGGTGCCGCCGGCCGCACCTGCACGGCTCAGGCGGACAAGATCATCGCCTTCGTGCGGGCCCACAACCTGCAAGTGCAATGGCTGCTGGAAACCCACGCCCATGCCGATCACTTGTCCGCCGCACCGTATCTGCGCCGGGAACTGGGCGGAAAAATCGCGATTGGCGAGTCCATCAGTAAAGTGCAGAACGTGTTCAAGGCGCTGTTCAACCTGGAACCGGAGTTTCGCGCCGATGGCTCGCAGTTCGATCATCTGTTCGCACCGAACGAGTCGTTCCGGATCGGCAATCTCAAGGCTACCGCCCTGCACGTCCCCGGCCACACCCCGGCGGACATGGCCTACCTGATCGACGGCGAACAGATTCTGGTCGGCGACACGCTGTTCATGCCCGACGTCGGCACCGCCCGTTGCGACTTCCCCGGCGGCAACGCTCATCAACTGTTCAATTCGATTCACAAGCTGCTGGCCTTCCCCGCCAGTGTGAAGCTCTACGTCTGTCACGACTACCCGCCGCAAGGTCGCGCCGCACAGTGCCAGACCACCGTGGGTGAGCAGCGCAAAAACAATATCCATGTGCATGACGGCGTCGACGAAGCCGCGTTTGTCGAGATGCGTACCCAGCGTGATGCAGGACTGGGTATGCCGACGCTGTTGCTGCCGGCGATTCAGGTCAACGTGCGGGCGGGAAATCTGCCGCCGGCGGAAGACAATGGTGTGACGTACCTGAAGATACCGATCAACTCGCTATAG
- the bkdR gene encoding Bkd operon transcriptional regulator BkdR, with translation MRKLDRTDIGILNSLQENARITNADLARSVNLSPTPCFNRVKAMEELGLIREQVTLLDADLLGLHVNVFIHVSLEKQVEEALQHFEEAISDRPEVMECYLMAGDPDYLIRVLVPTIQSLERFMMDFLTKVPGVANIRSSFALKQVRYKTALPLPANGLTLGN, from the coding sequence ATGCGCAAACTGGACCGTACCGATATCGGCATTCTCAACAGCCTTCAGGAGAACGCGCGCATCACCAACGCCGACTTGGCCCGTTCGGTAAACCTGTCGCCGACGCCGTGCTTCAACCGGGTCAAGGCGATGGAGGAACTGGGGCTGATCCGTGAGCAGGTAACGCTGCTGGATGCCGACCTGCTTGGGCTGCACGTCAACGTGTTCATCCACGTCAGTCTCGAGAAGCAGGTAGAGGAAGCGTTGCAGCATTTCGAAGAGGCGATTTCCGACCGGCCCGAAGTCATGGAGTGCTACCTGATGGCCGGCGACCCGGACTATCTGATCCGGGTGCTGGTGCCGACCATTCAGTCGCTTGAACGCTTCATGATGGACTTTCTGACCAAGGTGCCGGGCGTGGCCAACATTCGGTCAAGCTTTGCGCTCAAGCAGGTGCGCTATAAAACGGCGCTGCCGCTGCCGGCGAACGGTTTGACCCTGGGCAACTGA
- a CDS encoding branched-chain amino acid aminotransferase: protein MGNESINWDKLGFDYIKTDKRYLSYFRNGEWDKGTLTEDNVLHISEGSTALHYGQQCFEGLKAYRCKDGSINLFRPDQNAARMQRSCARLLMPHVSTEQFIEACKEVVRANERFIPPYGTGGALYLRPFVIGVGDNIGVRTAPEFIFSVFAIPVGAYFKGGLTPHNFQISTFDRAAPQGTGAAKVGGNYAASLMPGSQAKKAHFADAIYLDPLTHKKIEEVGSANFFGITHDNKFVTPNSPSVLPGITRLSLIELAKSRLGLEVIEGDVLIDKLSDFKEAGACGTAAVITPIGGISYNDHLHVFHSETEVGPVTQKLYKELTGVQTGDVEAPAGWIVKV from the coding sequence ATGGGTAACGAAAGCATCAACTGGGACAAGCTGGGTTTTGACTACATCAAGACCGACAAACGCTATCTGTCGTACTTTCGCAACGGCGAGTGGGACAAAGGCACCCTGACCGAAGACAACGTGCTGCACATCAGTGAAGGCTCCACTGCCCTTCACTATGGCCAGCAATGCTTCGAAGGCCTGAAGGCCTATCGTTGCAAGGACGGCTCGATCAACCTGTTCCGTCCGGACCAGAACGCCGCGCGCATGCAACGTAGCTGCGCCCGCCTGCTGATGCCGCATGTGTCCACCGAGCAGTTCATCGAAGCGTGCAAGGAAGTGGTTCGCGCCAACGAGCGCTTCATCCCGCCTTACGGCACCGGCGGCGCGCTGTACCTGCGCCCGTTCGTGATCGGCGTGGGTGACAACATCGGCGTGCGTACCGCACCTGAGTTCATTTTCTCGGTGTTCGCGATCCCGGTCGGCGCCTACTTCAAGGGCGGCCTGACCCCGCACAACTTCCAGATCTCCACCTTCGACCGCGCCGCGCCACAAGGCACCGGTGCCGCCAAGGTCGGTGGCAACTACGCCGCCAGCCTGATGCCGGGCTCCCAGGCCAAGAAAGCGCACTTCGCTGACGCCATCTACCTGGATCCGCTGACCCACAAGAAGATCGAGGAAGTCGGTTCGGCCAACTTCTTCGGGATCACCCACGACAACAAATTCGTGACCCCGAACTCGCCATCGGTACTGCCGGGCATCACCCGTCTGTCGCTGATCGAACTGGCCAAGTCCCGTCTGGGCCTGGAAGTGATCGAAGGCGACGTGCTCATCGACAAGCTTTCGGACTTCAAGGAAGCCGGTGCTTGCGGTACCGCTGCGGTGATCACTCCGATCGGCGGCATCAGCTACAACGACCACCTGCACGTGTTCCACAGCGAAACCGAAGTCGGCCCTGTCACCCAGAAGCTCTACAAAGAGCTGACCGGCGTACAGACCGGCGACGTCGAAGCGCCAGCCGGCTGGATCGTCAAGGTTTGA
- a CDS encoding alpha-ketoacid dehydrogenase subunit beta, with product MNDHNNNIQLETAMTTTTMTMIQALRSAMDVMLERDDNVVVFGQDVGYFGGVFRCTEGLQTKYGTSRVFDAPISESGIVGVAVGMGAYGLRPVAEIQFADYVYPASDQIISEAARLRYRSAGEFTAPMTLRMPCGGGIYGGQTHSQSIEAMFTQVCGLRTVMPSNPYDAKGLLIASIENDDPVIFLEPKRLYNGPFDGHHDRPVTPWSKHPAAQVPDGYYTVPLDVAAITRPGKDVTVLTYGTTVYVSQVAAEESGVDAEVIDLRSLWPLDLETIVKSVKKTGRCVVVHEATRTCGFGAELVSLVQEHCFHHLEAPIERVTGWDTPYPHAQEWAYFPGPSRVGAALKRVMEV from the coding sequence ATGAACGATCACAACAACAATATTCAGTTGGAAACCGCCATGACCACGACCACCATGACCATGATCCAGGCCCTGCGCTCGGCCATGGATGTGATGCTTGAGCGTGACGACAACGTGGTGGTGTTCGGCCAGGACGTCGGCTACTTTGGCGGCGTGTTCCGTTGCACCGAAGGCCTGCAGACCAAGTACGGCACCTCGCGGGTGTTCGACGCTCCGATCTCCGAGAGCGGCATCGTCGGTGTCGCCGTGGGCATGGGCGCTTATGGCTTGCGTCCGGTCGCCGAGATCCAGTTCGCCGACTACGTATATCCGGCGTCCGACCAGATCATTTCCGAAGCCGCCCGTCTGCGTTATCGCTCGGCCGGCGAGTTCACCGCCCCGATGACCCTGCGCATGCCTTGCGGCGGCGGCATCTACGGCGGCCAGACCCACAGCCAGAGCATCGAGGCGATGTTCACTCAGGTCTGCGGCCTGCGCACCGTCATGCCTTCCAACCCGTACGACGCCAAGGGCCTGCTGATCGCCTCCATCGAAAACGATGACCCGGTGATCTTCCTCGAGCCGAAACGCCTGTACAACGGCCCGTTCGACGGCCACCACGACCGCCCGGTAACCCCGTGGTCGAAGCACCCGGCTGCACAAGTGCCGGACGGCTACTACACCGTGCCGCTGGACGTTGCCGCGATCACCCGTCCGGGCAAGGACGTGACCGTGCTGACTTACGGCACCACCGTGTATGTGTCGCAAGTCGCTGCTGAAGAAAGCGGCGTTGACGCTGAAGTCATCGACCTGCGCAGCCTGTGGCCGCTGGACCTGGAAACCATCGTCAAATCCGTGAAGAAAACCGGCCGTTGCGTCGTGGTTCACGAAGCCACCCGCACCTGCGGTTTCGGCGCCGAACTGGTGTCGCTGGTGCAAGAGCACTGCTTCCATCACCTGGAAGCGCCGATCGAACGCGTCACCGGTTGGGACACCCCCTACCCGCACGCGCAGGAGTGGGCGTATTTCCCTGGGCCGTCCCGAGTGGGCGCGGCGCTGAAACGGGTCATGGAGGTCTGA
- a CDS encoding sulfite exporter TauE/SafE family protein produces MLLASLFGVVMGLILGLTGAGGGILAVPALVLGLGWTMTQAAPVALCAVGSAAAVGAIDGLRHGLVRYRAALLIAALGAVFSPVGIYFAHQLPEKVLMILFSLLMVMVAWRMLRRERQQEGPSDHGHASWGQKNCMLNEQTGRFDWTAKCTATLAALGAVTGVVSGLLGVGGGFLIVPAFKQLTDVQMRGIVATSLMVISLISAIGVIGAFHAGVRIDHLGVAFIVASIVGMIIGRKLCARVPARTLQVGFASVCLVVAAYMLLRA; encoded by the coding sequence ATGTTGCTGGCAAGTCTGTTTGGTGTGGTGATGGGATTGATCCTCGGTCTGACCGGGGCCGGCGGCGGGATTCTCGCCGTACCGGCGCTGGTGCTCGGACTGGGCTGGACGATGACGCAAGCGGCACCGGTGGCGTTGTGTGCAGTCGGCAGCGCGGCGGCAGTCGGTGCGATTGATGGCTTGCGCCACGGTCTGGTGCGTTATCGCGCGGCGCTGCTGATTGCGGCGCTCGGCGCGGTGTTTTCGCCGGTAGGCATCTACTTCGCCCATCAGTTGCCGGAAAAGGTTCTGATGATCCTGTTCAGCCTGCTGATGGTCATGGTGGCGTGGCGCATGTTGCGCCGCGAACGCCAGCAAGAGGGCCCGAGCGACCATGGCCACGCCAGTTGGGGTCAGAAGAACTGCATGCTCAATGAACAGACCGGCCGTTTCGACTGGACTGCCAAATGCACCGCGACTCTTGCTGCATTGGGGGCGGTCACCGGGGTGGTGTCCGGGTTGCTGGGGGTTGGCGGCGGATTCCTGATCGTGCCGGCGTTCAAGCAACTGACCGATGTGCAGATGCGCGGCATCGTCGCCACTTCACTGATGGTCATCAGTCTGATTTCCGCCATCGGGGTGATCGGCGCGTTCCATGCGGGCGTGCGGATCGATCATCTGGGTGTGGCGTTTATCGTGGCCAGCATCGTCGGCATGATCATCGGCCGCAAACTCTGCGCGCGAGTGCCGGCGAGGACGTTGCAGGTTGGGTTTGCCAGCGTGTGTCTGGTGGTCGCGGCTTACATGTTGCTGCGGGCGTGA
- a CDS encoding 3-methyl-2-oxobutanoate dehydrogenase (2-methylpropanoyl-transferring) subunit alpha — protein sequence MTQAYEPLRLHVPEPSGRPGCKTDFSYLHLTDAGTVRKPSIDVEPADTADLARGLIRVLDDQGNALGPWAENVPVEILRKGMRAMLKTRIYDNRMVVAQRQKKMSFYMQSLGEEAIGSAQALALNNDDMCFPTYRQQSILMARDVPLVDLICQLLSNERDPLKGRQLPIMYSVKDAGFFTISGNLATQFIQGVGWGMASAIKGDTKIASAWIGDGATAESDFHTALTFAHVYRAPVILNVVNNQWAISTFQAIAGGEATTFAGRGVGCGIASLRVDGNDFYAVYAASAWAAERARRNLGPTMIEWVTYRAGPHSTSDDPSKYRPADDWSHFPLGDPIARLKQHLIKVGHWSEEEHAAVSAELEAEVIAAQKQAEQYGTLAGGQIPSAATMFEDVYKEMPEHLKRQRQQLGI from the coding sequence ATGACCCAAGCGTATGAACCGCTGCGTCTGCACGTCCCTGAACCTTCGGGCCGCCCAGGCTGCAAAACCGATTTTTCCTACCTGCATCTGACCGATGCCGGCACGGTGCGCAAACCTTCCATCGACGTTGAACCCGCCGACACCGCCGACTTGGCCCGTGGTCTGATCCGCGTGCTCGATGACCAGGGCAACGCCCTCGGCCCATGGGCTGAAAACGTGCCGGTCGAGATCCTGCGCAAAGGCATGCGCGCCATGCTCAAGACGCGGATCTACGACAACCGCATGGTGGTCGCCCAGCGTCAGAAAAAAATGTCGTTCTACATGCAGAGCCTCGGCGAAGAAGCCATCGGCAGCGCCCAGGCCCTGGCCTTGAACAATGACGACATGTGCTTCCCGACCTACCGCCAGCAAAGCATTCTGATGGCCCGCGACGTGCCATTGGTCGATCTGATCTGCCAGTTGCTGTCCAACGAGCGCGATCCGCTCAAGGGTCGTCAGTTGCCGATCATGTATTCGGTCAAGGACGCCGGTTTCTTCACCATTTCCGGCAATCTCGCCACCCAGTTCATTCAGGGCGTGGGCTGGGGCATGGCCTCGGCGATCAAGGGCGACACCAAAATCGCCTCGGCCTGGATCGGCGACGGCGCCACCGCCGAATCGGACTTCCACACCGCCCTCACCTTCGCTCACGTTTACCGTGCGCCGGTGATCCTCAACGTGGTCAACAACCAGTGGGCGATCTCGACCTTCCAGGCCATCGCCGGTGGTGAAGCCACCACGTTCGCCGGACGCGGCGTCGGTTGCGGCATCGCCTCGCTGCGGGTTGATGGCAACGATTTCTACGCGGTCTACGCCGCCTCCGCCTGGGCTGCCGAACGCGCCCGCCGCAACCTCGGCCCGACCATGATCGAATGGGTTACCTACCGCGCGGGCCCGCACTCGACCTCCGACGATCCGTCCAAATACCGTCCTGCCGATGACTGGAGCCACTTCCCGCTGGGCGATCCGATTGCGCGCCTGAAACAGCACCTGATCAAGGTCGGCCACTGGTCGGAAGAAGAGCACGCCGCCGTCAGCGCCGAGCTCGAAGCCGAAGTGATCGCCGCACAGAAACAGGCCGAACAGTACGGCACCCTCGCCGGCGGCCAGATTCCAAGCGCCGCGACCATGTTCGAAGACGTCTACAAAGAGATGCCGGAGCACTTGAAGCGCCAGCGTCAGCAGTTGGGGATCTGA
- a CDS encoding tyrosinase family protein, with the protein MDIRRNHRDMSPQQKSAFIEAVLRLKNNVNSVLRPGQQSRYDDFVQIHKNSMGRGNPLAPNPHLSPLFYPWHRILIRQFELALQAAVDDPSITLPYWNWQLGGADNPFTSDFMGGNGDNTQNLLVTTGPFSSTQSPFIVSVWDEGFGDAGVRRNLGAAGNLPSPETVISALNRTPYWMEPGGWENVSERELHNPVHAWIGGNMMEASSPNDPIFFLHHCYLDLLWERWKYLHPNVPSFPQDDLSTSTLVFHPENERAPWSQSFTVQQALFTEELGYRYEYL; encoded by the coding sequence ATGGATATTCGCCGTAACCATCGGGACATGTCACCGCAACAGAAATCCGCTTTCATCGAAGCGGTGCTGCGGCTGAAAAACAACGTCAACAGCGTGCTGCGCCCCGGGCAACAAAGCCGTTACGACGACTTTGTACAGATACACAAGAATTCGATGGGCCGTGGCAATCCGCTTGCCCCCAACCCGCACCTCAGTCCCCTGTTCTATCCGTGGCACCGGATCCTGATCCGCCAGTTCGAACTGGCGCTGCAGGCTGCGGTCGACGACCCGAGCATCACGCTACCCTACTGGAACTGGCAACTCGGTGGCGCCGACAACCCCTTCACCTCGGACTTCATGGGCGGCAACGGTGACAATACCCAGAACCTGCTGGTAACCACCGGACCCTTTTCCAGTACACAGTCGCCATTCATTGTCTCGGTCTGGGACGAGGGATTCGGTGACGCCGGCGTGCGCCGCAATCTCGGGGCTGCGGGGAACTTGCCGTCACCGGAAACCGTCATTTCGGCGCTGAACAGAACACCCTACTGGATGGAGCCAGGCGGCTGGGAAAACGTTTCCGAGCGCGAACTGCACAATCCCGTACATGCCTGGATCGGGGGCAACATGATGGAGGCATCCTCCCCCAACGACCCGATATTCTTCCTGCATCATTGCTATCTGGATTTGCTTTGGGAGCGCTGGAAATACCTGCACCCGAACGTCCCCTCCTTCCCGCAGGACGACTTGAGCACCTCGACACTGGTCTTTCACCCGGAAAACGAACGCGCGCCCTGGTCCCAGAGCTTCACCGTTCAGCAGGCACTTTTTACCGAAGAACTGGGTTATCGGTATGAATACCTGTGA